CTTAAGTGAATGTCTGGAACGTGGCGAGATTCATTTAAAGTATCAGCAACTCTATGATAAAGAAGATACGCGTTTATATACCTATGAAGTGACCAGTGGCTTTATTTTTGAGAATAAATGGCAGGATATTTCTAGCCTTTTAGAACTTCATGAAGATGATGAACTGTCCATTAAACTGGATCGCTGGATTCTGGTTGAAGCCAGTAAACAGCTACACAACTTTATTACCCAGTATCCTGATGCAAGCTTAATTGTCAATTTGAACCGTGCCGTGCTATTTAAAGACCGCACCTTCCCGGAATTTATTTCCAAGCTGATTACGATTATTCGCAGTAAAGTGAAGCATCCGCTAATCTTACAATTCTCAGAAGAAGATATTTTACTGAATCAGCAAGATGCACAAAAATATCTACGAGTGCTGTACGAACATGGTGCGCTGATTGCACTTCGTGATTTTGGTCAATCAATTTATAGTCCAAATTTACTGCGCGAACTGGAACTGGATGGTGTTAGCTTACATTCGAGCTTGACCAATATGCTTAATAAAGATACCGAGATTGAGCAACTACAGGAAAAAATCACCAGCTATAATGAAATCAAGCCACTCAATATCCTGATCCGTGAATTAAATGATATGACACTGTTCGCGAATGCCTGGAATGTGGATGCCCGCTTTATTCAAGGGAATTATTTCCAGAAAAAACTCGATCATTTGATTGATGTACAGGATCACTAAGATCTTGTACAAGCCTACAATTTAGGGAATCCAATGATAATTTTCTAAATTGCAGGCACAAAAAAACGGGCTTAAAGCCCGTTTTTTCATTTTGGGTATTAACGTTTAACAGAACGTGACATACCAGCAAAACGTTGTTTGAACTTGTCGATACGACCGCCAGTGTCAACGTTCTTTTGCTTACCAGTGTAGAATGGGTGGCAAGCTGAACATACGTCTAGATAAAGAGTTTCTTTACCAAGAGCTGAACGAGTTTCGATTACGTTACCACATGAACAAGTAGCAACTAAAGTTTCATATTTTGGGTGAATATCGGCGCGCATCGTCGATTACTCCATTAGATTCAAGAAGGTTTAGCTGTCATCGCTATTGATCACTCTCAAATGAGGAAGCAGGAACATCGTTCATGCAGATCAACACCACAACAGACCATTCTTTTGGCCCACCGAGACGGATACCGTCAGAGCTAAGCGCAACAAGTGGGCATTATTATACGTGAAACTAATTCAATATGCGAATTATTCTTCAGCTTCTGATTCACTCTCTTTGGCCCACAGATTGGCAATAATCCCGCAGACCATTAACTGAATCTGATGAAAAATCATGATCGGCAGAACAATCATGCCCAGCGGCTGGCCAATAAATAAAATTTGCGCCATCGGCACTCCACTGGCCAGGGTTTTTTTAGAACCACAAAAGAATGCCGTTTTCTGGTCAGCGCGGCTAAAGCCCAGCCAGCGTGGAATATAAAGTGATAACAGCATCACAATGGTGAGTAACACCGAGCAAGCCAGCAATAGCAGCAACAAGGTACTCAGGCTCACTTCATTCCACAGCCCGGCCACGACGGCGCTACTAAAAGCGCCATACACCACCAGTAAAATCGAGCCTTGATCGAAGACCTTGACGATTTTTGGCATTTTCATCATTTGCGGATAGATCCATGGACGCAGAATCTGTCCTAAAATAAACGGCACCAAGAGCAGCAGTGTAATCTGGATAATCGAAGAAGTCGGATCAAAACCATGATCAGATTGACCGAGAATAAAAAATGCTACCAATAATGGAGTAATAAACATACCGATCAGATTGGAAAAAGAGGCACTACATACCGCCCCGGCGACATTGCCATGAGCCACTGAAGTAAAGGCGATCGAGGACTGCACGGTGGATGGCAGGAAACACATAAACAGGAAACCCCAATATAGTTCCTGTCCGAGCATGGGTAATAAAATCGGCTTGGCCAAAAGCCCGAGAATCGGAAACAGGGCAAAAGTTAGCGCAAAAACTAAAGTATGCAATTTCCAGTGCATAATGCCTTGCACCACAGCTTCACGAGACAGTTTGGCGCCGTGCAGGAAAAACAGGATGGCAATCGCTCCTGTCGTCACCCAGCCAAAGACTTCAGCCGCCTGCCCCGAAACTGGCAGCACACTGGCCAGCAAAACCATCACAAACAACAGTATCGTAAACCGATCCAATGCCAAGAACTTAAGCATATCCCTATAATCCCTCAGATTTTATTGTTTGATATAAAAATGCCCGGCTATCTTAACAGATGCCGGGCCCATGCTATGCACTCAGATTGATGTAATATTTTCATCTATACATGAATGCATTTCATATATCTCGCTACGTCACACTTAGTTATTACGTGCATTGTTGTCTTGCTGGATCAGCTCGATCTTGTAGCCATCTGGATCTTCAACAAATGCAATTACAGTCACGCCACCTTTCATTGGGCCGGCTTCACGCACCACATTACCGCCACGCGCTTTAATCTCTTCACACGCCTTGTATGCATCATCGACTGCAATTGCGATATGACCATAAGCATTGCCCAGTTCATAGCTGTCTGTATCCCAGTTATGCGTCAATTCCAGTACGGTGTGATTTTCTTCATCGCCATAACCGACAAAAGCCAGGGTAAAACGGCCTTCTTCGTAATCACGCTTACGAAGCAAAGTCATGCCAAGTACTTCAGTATAGAACTTGAGAGATTGTTCTAAATTGCCTACACGTAACATGGTATGCAGCATGCGCATATTAATCATCCTTCTGTACAGATTGTTGTTGGTGTTCACCGAGCAGTTTTGCGACCCAAACCACTAGAATCAGGATCGGAATCCCAATCAGAGTAGTCATCAGGAAGAAATTCGGATAACCGATATTGGTGACTATAGTACCCGAATATCCGCCTAAAATCTTAGGCGTCAGGGTCATGAGTGAGCTAAAAATCGCATATTGAACAGCGGTAAATGATACACTGGTCAAGCTCGACAAGAATGCAATAAACGCAGCACCAGCCAGCCCGGCAGCCAGATTATCGACAATAATGGCAAAATAAAGCCACTTGTCGCTATAAGGTTTAATCACCTTACCACTGACTTCGACCGTATCTGAACTGTTGCCATCTACGACCGCTAAGGGCTGAATATCGACATCTAGATTCTGGGTATTGCTCAGCTGAGCATTGACCTGATAAACATGTGTTGTTTGCTGCAGTGCCTGATCATCTTGCATCAAGACGGCACTGATAATATGTGCAGGTGACTGAATCAGTTGTTGTGCAGGAATCGCGGCAGTAAATACGCCTTCACTTTCCAGTTTTGCCTCAATATTCTGATCATTGATTTGCAAAACAATCTTTTGATTCTCTTGCAGTGCTTCACCGACATACTGGCCGCGCACCACAATAGTCTTGTCCTGCTCAGCTGCGGTGAGAGTATTGTCACTGGTGATCGGCAGGATCTGTAACTGGGTGCTGCCCTGTTCTGCGGTCAAATATGGCATATTGACCTTCACAGGCGCTTGATTGGTATTATCTGTATTGAGATAAGCGGCTGAGACTTGCAGCTGTTTGCTCTGCGCCAGCACTGCACTTGGGATATCCAGCTTCCAGTAACCTACTTCATCGGTCTCTGCCTGATAAACCTGATTACCGGCTTTAACTTCGACAGCTGCCAGTTTTTCACCTGACTTGACCAGTCCGATAAAAATCAGGTTGGTGGAACAGGCCAGCACGGCACCGACAAACATCAGTTTCATGATGTTCATCTTCTGGGCCAAGAGCCCGCCAAGGAATCCACCGACTAAAGAGAAAATGACTCCATAGACTTTAACCGCCTCGGCAATCTGTTCTTTACTGAAATTCAGGTCCTGATAGAACACATTGGAAATGACGCCGGCAATAATATCGGAGACCCGATAAAAACCAATCAGCAATAACAGCACCAAAGCCAGCTTTAAACCATACCGTTTAAAGAAGTCGGCAACCGGATTGACCCAGGTTTCGTAGGCCATCTGCTTGTTAACCGCACCCATTTTTACCAAGCTTGCCCCGATGACAAATGCGACGGCACCCGAGCCAATAAAGCGCAAAGCTTCAAAACAGAACAAGGCAAAGGTATCTTGAATGGCGAATTGTTCGGTGATGCTGGCCACCAGATTGCCTGAATAGATATAGCTCAAGACAAAACTGATTACCGCCACAAAAAACACCGCGACTAAACGGAAATAATCACTGCGCACGTAATGTTTGCGTACACGGTCAATCTGTGGCTCCCGAATGGACAGGGTGGTGATAATACCGACCAGCATGACGGCAGCCATCGCCAGATAGGTCCATTTCCAGGCATCGTAGATATAGTTGCCTTTAGCTGTTCCCAAATAGGCTGCCAGAAACAAGGCACCAGCACCGGCCACGATCATCCCGATCCGGTAACCGGCATTATAGGTGGCAGCCAATACGGTCTGCATCTGGGTTTCCGCCAGTTCAATCCGGTAGGCATCAATCACAATATCCTGCGTTGCTGCGGAGAAACCAAGCAGGACTGCACCGAGCGCCATTTGCTGTAAATGTGTTGCACCCAAAGCCGGATCAGAAAAGGCCATAATGGAAATGGCACAGACAATCAGAATCTGCGCAATCAGCAACCATGCACGACGGCGTCCCAGAACCTTGGTCAGAAATGGGACTGGCAGTTCATCAATGAGCGGTGCCCAGACGAATTTAAATGAATAGCCCAATGCGGCCCAGCTAAAGAAAGTTACTGCACTTTTGCTGATTCCGGCCTCACCTAACCATAAAGACAGACTGGAAAAAATCAGAAGAATCGGCACACCAGCCGAAAATCCCAAAAACAGCATGATCAATGCACGTCGATCTAAAAATGCTGTAAATGCGGATTTCCAACCCGTCGTTTGTGTTGTCATTGCTTTATTATTTTCCGCAGAAAAACCAATTGCTGCTATTCAATCCTGTAATAGCGTATCTTTCAACAAGATTTATATATTTATCACATTTCCGGTTTTTTATTTTCTGGCAAAAGCGACATGTTGGCTTGAATTTTTCAAGTAAATCTGTATACCTTAACTCTTATCAACGTAATATTTCGTTTTGGATTTTCAACAGTGACCCAGAGACTCGATCAAATTAATTCTTCTATTGCCAGCAACACCAGCACAACTCCACAAAAAATCCGCTCAGATTTACTTATCTCTGCATTTGAACAAAGCGAAATTAAAAATACTCTGGACCATACCCGGTTAATATCCACCCAGCTGACGCATATTCCAAACCTAGAAAAAATTCCTGCGTCAACCAAACGGATCAAACCCCTGAATAATTTTCTGGGCCAAGATCGCGCACGCGCCTCAGTTGAGGCCGGGATTGCCCTGCCTTATTCCGGCTATAACATTTTTGCTGTTGGTACCGCAGGACTCGGAAAACGCACTATGGTGAAGCGTTTGCTGCAGCAGTACGCCAAAACTATGGAAACTCCTAATGACTGGGTTTACGTCAATAACTTTCAGAACCAGCGTCAGCCGATTGCATTGGAACTGCCTCCGGGTCAGGGTCCAAAATTCCAAGCCATGTTGAATCAAAGCTGGCAAACAATTCTAAAACAGCTTGAGCGCCGTTTTACTGCAGAGACCTATCACAACCGCATTGAAATGATTCGCCAGGAAACCGGTGATGAACAGCAGCAGGCGCTCATCGAACTGACCAAGGAAGGCGCAGAACTGGATCTGAAGCTGATTTCGCGACATGATGAGCACTGTTTTGTCCCTGTGCATCTGATTGATGACAAATTACAGGAAATGTCCCAAGAAGATCTGAATGCCTTAAGCAACAAAGATCGTGCCGAATTGGCGTCCAACATGCGTTATATGGACAAGAAACTGGAACGTCTGGGTTTGCATCTGGGTGATCTGGAAGATGATGCACGCGACCGCGTACAGATCCTGAACCGCGATATCGCCAAGCAGGTGGTCTTACCGCGAGTCGAACAGATTCTGGCGAAATTCAAACATGTGGAAGGTCTGGAACATTACCTGAAGTATTATGCCGAAGACATTATCAATAATGTCGAAATTGTGCTGGAACAGGAAGAAGATGATTTCACTCCGGCACTATTCAGCCGCGTACCAGCCCGCTATCAGGCAAATGTGATTATCACACACAAGCCGAACAGTGGCGTACCGGTGATCTTTGAAGATTTTCCAACGCATTACAACTTGCTGGGTCATGTGGAACAACTGACCCAAAATGGCACGATCACTACAGACTTCACCCTGATTCGTCCAGGTACATTGCATAAGGCCAATGGCGGCTTCCTGATGCTTGAAGCGGAACAATTGCTGGAACAGCCCTATGCATGGCAAGGCTTGAAGCGCGCGCTTAAATCCGGGCATTTAAAACTGTCCTCGCTCGAGCATATGATCACGCTGACCGGCAGCATTTCGATTGAACCGGCTTCGATTCCATTGAATATCAAGGTCATCTTGCTGGCTGAGCCTGAAATTTATTATGAAATTTTAGAGCTTGAACCAGAGCTAGGCAGCATCTTTAAAATCCGTGCCGATTTCACCGATACATTACAACGTAATGACAATAACGAGCAGGCTTATATGCAGCTGATTGCCGACTATGTGCAATCGGATAAATTATTGCCTTTTGACCGTTCTGCTTTGGCCGCCTTGCTCACAGATTCCAGCCGTCAAGCCGAAGATCAAAGTTCATTGTCATTACATGCTCTGACGCTGGGCGATCTGATCCGTGAAGCACATCATCATGCCTTCCAGGCCGGTGACAAGATGGTTTCAGAAAAACATATCAACACCGCACTGGATCACCGTAAATATCGTCTCGGCTATTTACGTGAACTGTACTGGCAGGATCTGACCCGTGGTACTCAACTGATCGAAACCCGTGGTCATCGTCTGGGCCAAATCAATGCCCTGTCCGTCATTCACTATGCTGATGTTGAGTTTGGTCTGCCTTCACGTCTGACTGCTTCGGTTTACCAAGGTGGCGGTGATATTCTGGATATCGAACGCAGTGTCGAACTCGGTGGCTCCTTACATGCCAAGGGCGTGTTGCTGATGTCGTCTTTCCTGAAAGCACATTTTGGCCGTGAACAGACCTTGCACTTCTCTGCTGCGCTAGCGTTCGAACAAAGTTATGGTCAGGTCGATGGTGACAGCGCCACAGTCGCGGAACTTTCTGCCTTGCTATCTGCCATCAGTCAGTTACCGATTGATCAGTCCTGGGCCATTACCGGTTCCATGAACCAGCTGGGTCAAGTACAGCCGGTAGGCGGTGTGAATGCCAAAATTGAAGGTTTCTTTGATGCTTGCAAGTTACAAGGCTTGACCGGAAAACAAGGTGTAATTATCCCACGGCAAAATATGCAACATCTAATGCTGCGTAAAGATGTCACCATTGCTGTGGAAGAAGGCCAGTTCCATATTCACGCGATTGATACTATTGATCAGGCACTGGAAATCCTGATGGCGCGTCCTGTCGGTACCTTGGATAAAAAAGGTCGCTATAGCAAAAATTCAATCTATGCCGCAGTGATGGCACAGCTGGATTATTGGCAAGCGATTGAAGATGGTGCCGAACTGGTCGAAGTACCGAAGAAAAAGAAAAAAAAGAAGAAGAAAGACAAGAAGCAAATCGTCGAGCCACAAACTGAAGTTGAAGCTGATGTTTCGACAGTTGAAAAGCCGGATGCAGCGACAGAGAATTAACTCTGACCTTGCTCCAGATAAAATAGAGATAAAAAAAAGCGCTTCTCAATGAAGCGCTTTTTCACATCTGAACTTAATTTAATAGAAAATTAAGCATCAGCTGCCGGGCTATACTGTTCAACTAAAGGCTTTAATTCACCTTTTTGGAACATGTCGAGCATGATATCACTACCACCGATCAACTCACCATTGATCCAAAGCTGTGGAAATGTCGGCCAGTTGGCGATTTGTGGTAACATCGCGCGAATGTCCTGGTTTTCCAGAATGTTTACATAAGCAAACGGACGACCAATTTGACTGAGTGCTTCTACTGCACGTGCAGAAAAACCACATTGTGGAAATTGCGGTGTGCCTTTCATGTAAAGAAGTACTGCGTGTTTTGCAATTTGGTCACGAATTAACGCTTCGGTATCGCGTGCTTGTTCAGTCATTGATAAATCCTCAACTCATCTGTCTCGCATTATACCCAAATCCAGGCAAAACAGTATGTCTAAAGCAATAATTCCAATTTTATTTACAATTACCCTTTAAATCTGAGCGGGTTTTTGCTTATATAAGTTTTTCTTTCCACCTAACAGTTAAGAGTTAGTCATGAATAATATTACCCTCGCACCGGTACAAACTGATCAACCGTCTCATTTGATGCCTGTTTTTGGCCGTCAACCGATCAGCTTTGTCCGAGGACGAGGTGCATATCTTTATACCGAAGATGGTACAGAGTATTTAGATGCATTAACCGGAATTGCCGTATGCGGTTTGGGCCATGCGCATCCAGTCATTGCCGAAGCGATTGCTGAACAGGCAGCGACCCTGATTCATACTAGCAACCTGTTTGAAGTGCCTTGGCAAACTGCTGCCGCACAAAAACTGGCTGAAGTTGCAGGCATGGAAGAGGTATTCTTCTCGAACAGTGGTGCAGAATCCAATGAAGGTGCAATCAAAATTGCACGTAAATTCGGTCATATGCAAGGCATTGCTTCACCAAAAATTATTGTTGCTGACCAGTCTTTCCATGGTCGTACCATGGCCACCCTGTCTGCTACAGGCAATAAAAAAGTGCAAGAAGGTTTTGGCCCGCTGGTTGAAGGTTTTATTCGTGTACCTTTTGGTGATATCGAAGCAATTGAAGAAGCTGCAATCAATCATCCGGATATCGTAGCGATTTTGATTGAGCCTATTCAGGGTGAAGGCGGTGTCAATACCGCACCTCAAGGTTTCAGCTATTTAGAAGAAATCCGTCAAATCTGTAACCAGCACAACTGGCTGATGATGCTAGACGAAGTACAAACTGGTAATGGCCGTACCGGTAAATACTTTGCTTATCAGCACACCAATATTATTCCGGATGTATTGACCACAGCCAAAGGCTTAGGAAATGGCTTCCCGATTGGTGCAGTCATGACCCAAGGTCGTGGCGTCGGTGTATTAACTGCTGGAAATCACGGTTCTACCTATAGCGGTACAGCACTGGGTTCGCGTGTGGTCTATACCATTCTCGATATTATGCGAAAAGAAAATATCGTCGCGAATGCGGCTGAAAAAGGTGCTTATATCGTTGACCAGCTACGCAACAAACTGGCAGATCAAAATGTCATCGTACGTGGTTTCGGTCTGATGATCGGGATTGAATTACCAAAAGAATGTGGTGATCTGGTTGCGATTGCACGCAATGAATACAAGATGATTATCAATGTCACTGCAGGCAATGTCGTTCGTCTGTTGCCTACCCTGAATATTACCCAGGAGCAGGCAGACCAGTTGATCGAACGTCTGGTAAAAATGATCAAAGCTTATTTGGCATAAAGCCCTAGCCTAAAAATTAAAAAAGCCGCTCTAAAGCGGCTTTTTTATGATTCTGCATTCTATGATGCGTTTTGTAACATACGTCCGCCAGAGATCTGGCTAAAATATTGTTTCAAGGTATCAAGACAACGGAGAATTTTTGTAGGTTGTTGTTCACGTTTCGGAATAACGGCATACAGTGTAATCGGTGGCAGTCTCCATTCAGGCAGAACTTCAACTAAAGTACCGTTAAGCAAATCCTTTTTAGCATCAAGATATAAAACCTTGGCAATTCCATTACCCTGCAAGCACATCGATTTCGCAACCAAACCGTTATTGGTACTGAAACGGGATTTCAGTTCAAACTCGGCTTTTTCTGCAGTATTCACATGTTGGAAATGATAATACTGATGGTTTTTAAGATGCGTTAAAGGCAAGACCTCATGATTTTTAAGATCATCAGGTTTCGAAATAATGGTGCTTTGATTAATATAACTCGGTGTCGCCACCAGAATTTGCTC
The nucleotide sequence above comes from Acinetobacter lwoffii. Encoded proteins:
- the rpmE gene encoding 50S ribosomal protein L31 — its product is MRADIHPKYETLVATCSCGNVIETRSALGKETLYLDVCSACHPFYTGKQKNVDTGGRIDKFKQRFAGMSRSVKR
- a CDS encoding bile acid:sodium symporter family protein, with translation MLKFLALDRFTILLFVMVLLASVLPVSGQAAEVFGWVTTGAIAILFFLHGAKLSREAVVQGIMHWKLHTLVFALTFALFPILGLLAKPILLPMLGQELYWGFLFMCFLPSTVQSSIAFTSVAHGNVAGAVCSASFSNLIGMFITPLLVAFFILGQSDHGFDPTSSIIQITLLLLVPFILGQILRPWIYPQMMKMPKIVKVFDQGSILLVVYGAFSSAVVAGLWNEVSLSTLLLLLLACSVLLTIVMLLSLYIPRWLGFSRADQKTAFFCGSKKTLASGVPMAQILFIGQPLGMIVLPIMIFHQIQLMVCGIIANLWAKESESEAEE
- the gloA gene encoding lactoylglutathione lyase, giving the protein MRMLHTMLRVGNLEQSLKFYTEVLGMTLLRKRDYEEGRFTLAFVGYGDEENHTVLELTHNWDTDSYELGNAYGHIAIAVDDAYKACEEIKARGGNVVREAGPMKGGVTVIAFVEDPDGYKIELIQQDNNARNN
- a CDS encoding AmpG family muropeptide MFS transporter — encoded protein: MTTQTTGWKSAFTAFLDRRALIMLFLGFSAGVPILLIFSSLSLWLGEAGISKSAVTFFSWAALGYSFKFVWAPLIDELPVPFLTKVLGRRRAWLLIAQILIVCAISIMAFSDPALGATHLQQMALGAVLLGFSAATQDIVIDAYRIELAETQMQTVLAATYNAGYRIGMIVAGAGALFLAAYLGTAKGNYIYDAWKWTYLAMAAVMLVGIITTLSIREPQIDRVRKHYVRSDYFRLVAVFFVAVISFVLSYIYSGNLVASITEQFAIQDTFALFCFEALRFIGSGAVAFVIGASLVKMGAVNKQMAYETWVNPVADFFKRYGLKLALVLLLLIGFYRVSDIIAGVISNVFYQDLNFSKEQIAEAVKVYGVIFSLVGGFLGGLLAQKMNIMKLMFVGAVLACSTNLIFIGLVKSGEKLAAVEVKAGNQVYQAETDEVGYWKLDIPSAVLAQSKQLQVSAAYLNTDNTNQAPVKVNMPYLTAEQGSTQLQILPITSDNTLTAAEQDKTIVVRGQYVGEALQENQKIVLQINDQNIEAKLESEGVFTAAIPAQQLIQSPAHIISAVLMQDDQALQQTTHVYQVNAQLSNTQNLDVDIQPLAVVDGNSSDTVEVSGKVIKPYSDKWLYFAIIVDNLAAGLAGAAFIAFLSSLTSVSFTAVQYAIFSSLMTLTPKILGGYSGTIVTNIGYPNFFLMTTLIGIPILILVVWVAKLLGEHQQQSVQKDD
- a CDS encoding Lon protease family protein; this translates as MTQRLDQINSSIASNTSTTPQKIRSDLLISAFEQSEIKNTLDHTRLISTQLTHIPNLEKIPASTKRIKPLNNFLGQDRARASVEAGIALPYSGYNIFAVGTAGLGKRTMVKRLLQQYAKTMETPNDWVYVNNFQNQRQPIALELPPGQGPKFQAMLNQSWQTILKQLERRFTAETYHNRIEMIRQETGDEQQQALIELTKEGAELDLKLISRHDEHCFVPVHLIDDKLQEMSQEDLNALSNKDRAELASNMRYMDKKLERLGLHLGDLEDDARDRVQILNRDIAKQVVLPRVEQILAKFKHVEGLEHYLKYYAEDIINNVEIVLEQEEDDFTPALFSRVPARYQANVIITHKPNSGVPVIFEDFPTHYNLLGHVEQLTQNGTITTDFTLIRPGTLHKANGGFLMLEAEQLLEQPYAWQGLKRALKSGHLKLSSLEHMITLTGSISIEPASIPLNIKVILLAEPEIYYEILELEPELGSIFKIRADFTDTLQRNDNNEQAYMQLIADYVQSDKLLPFDRSALAALLTDSSRQAEDQSSLSLHALTLGDLIREAHHHAFQAGDKMVSEKHINTALDHRKYRLGYLRELYWQDLTRGTQLIETRGHRLGQINALSVIHYADVEFGLPSRLTASVYQGGGDILDIERSVELGGSLHAKGVLLMSSFLKAHFGREQTLHFSAALAFEQSYGQVDGDSATVAELSALLSAISQLPIDQSWAITGSMNQLGQVQPVGGVNAKIEGFFDACKLQGLTGKQGVIIPRQNMQHLMLRKDVTIAVEEGQFHIHAIDTIDQALEILMARPVGTLDKKGRYSKNSIYAAVMAQLDYWQAIEDGAELVEVPKKKKKKKKKDKKQIVEPQTEVEADVSTVEKPDAATEN
- the grxD gene encoding Grx4 family monothiol glutaredoxin, which codes for MTEQARDTEALIRDQIAKHAVLLYMKGTPQFPQCGFSARAVEALSQIGRPFAYVNILENQDIRAMLPQIANWPTFPQLWINGELIGGSDIMLDMFQKGELKPLVEQYSPAADA
- a CDS encoding aspartate aminotransferase family protein, yielding MNNITLAPVQTDQPSHLMPVFGRQPISFVRGRGAYLYTEDGTEYLDALTGIAVCGLGHAHPVIAEAIAEQAATLIHTSNLFEVPWQTAAAQKLAEVAGMEEVFFSNSGAESNEGAIKIARKFGHMQGIASPKIIVADQSFHGRTMATLSATGNKKVQEGFGPLVEGFIRVPFGDIEAIEEAAINHPDIVAILIEPIQGEGGVNTAPQGFSYLEEIRQICNQHNWLMMLDEVQTGNGRTGKYFAYQHTNIIPDVLTTAKGLGNGFPIGAVMTQGRGVGVLTAGNHGSTYSGTALGSRVVYTILDIMRKENIVANAAEKGAYIVDQLRNKLADQNVIVRGFGLMIGIELPKECGDLVAIARNEYKMIINVTAGNVVRLLPTLNITQEQADQLIERLVKMIKAYLA